From a single Candidatus Methanomethylicota archaeon genomic region:
- a CDS encoding phenylalanine--tRNA ligase subunit alpha, giving the protein MALSQSELKLINSLKKLGGRADAESLAKEMNEPIYSIFSLSQLLKEKNYVSIKEIIKEWYELTDEGRKCLENGLPETRIYKLLENSGGELSIDEIKKFLNEKEISAAIGWGKQTGVFSIEKKKIILKIKNPPFSDIVLKKIAEGLNLTIEDLKIIKDFEKRGLVQKKISKSIVLELIKDVSPLELGIRALTTDIIKSGKWKEVILTPYDVTASPPEIFIGKKHPYLEFLEEVKELLFAMGFEEMSGPYVESEFWNFDVLFQAQDHPARTIHDNFQVKGVIPHIDAPEELILRIKEVHENGGLTGSRGWGYKWSKEIASRPILRSQTTAVSVRYLHEHKNPPIKAFCLSKVFRPDVIDSKHMVEFCQLDGIIGDYGINIRHLLGILKEFANQLGFEEIKFKPSYFPFTEPSIEAYVKHPKLGWIECLGAGLFRPEVTKPLDIDFPVIAWAFGIDRLAMIKLGIDDIRELHTYDLGKLREWGWIGFAKNKY; this is encoded by the coding sequence ATGGCATTGAGTCAATCTGAACTTAAACTTATAAATTCTTTAAAAAAATTAGGTGGAAGAGCAGATGCAGAATCTTTAGCTAAAGAAATGAATGAACCAATATATTCAATATTTTCACTATCTCAACTTTTAAAAGAGAAAAATTATGTTTCAATAAAAGAAATAATAAAAGAATGGTATGAACTTACAGATGAAGGAAGAAAATGTCTTGAAAATGGCTTACCAGAGACAAGAATTTATAAACTTTTAGAAAATTCTGGAGGAGAATTATCAATTGATGAAATTAAAAAATTTTTAAATGAAAAAGAAATTTCAGCAGCAATTGGTTGGGGTAAACAAACTGGCGTATTTTCAATAGAAAAAAAGAAAATTATACTTAAAATAAAAAATCCTCCATTTTCTGATATTGTATTAAAGAAAATTGCTGAAGGATTAAATTTAACAATAGAGGATTTAAAAATAATTAAAGATTTTGAAAAAAGAGGTTTAGTTCAAAAAAAGATTAGTAAGAGCATTGTATTAGAATTAATAAAAGATGTCTCTCCATTAGAATTAGGAATTAGAGCACTTACTACTGATATTATAAAAAGTGGAAAATGGAAAGAAGTAATTTTAACTCCTTATGATGTTACTGCCTCTCCTCCAGAGATTTTTATTGGAAAAAAACATCCATATTTAGAATTTTTAGAAGAAGTTAAAGAACTTCTTTTTGCTATGGGTTTTGAAGAAATGTCTGGTCCTTATGTAGAAAGTGAATTTTGGAATTTTGATGTACTTTTTCAAGCTCAAGATCATCCAGCTAGAACAATACATGATAATTTTCAAGTAAAAGGAGTAATTCCTCATATAGATGCTCCTGAAGAATTAATATTAAGAATTAAAGAAGTTCATGAAAATGGTGGATTAACTGGTTCAAGAGGATGGGGTTATAAATGGAGTAAAGAAATTGCTAGTCGTCCAATATTAAGAAGTCAAACAACAGCAGTTTCAGTAAGATATCTTCATGAACACAAAAATCCACCAATTAAAGCTTTTTGTTTATCAAAAGTATTTAGACCAGATGTAATAGATTCAAAACATATGGTTGAATTTTGTCAACTTGATGGAATAATTGGTGATTATGGAATAAATATTAGACATTTACTTGGAATATTAAAAGAATTTGCTAATCAACTTGGTTTTGAAGAAATAAAATTTAAGCCAAGTTATTTTCCATTTACTGAACCTAGTATTGAAGCTTATGTTAAACATCCAAAACTTGGTTGGATTGAATGTTTAGGAGCTGGTTTATTTAGACCAGAAGTTACTAAACCATTAGATATTGATTTTCCAGTAATTGCTTGGGCTTTTGGAATAGATAGATTAGCAATGATAAAATTAGGAATTGATGATATTAGAGAACTTCATACATATGATTTAGGAAAATTAAGAGAATGGGGGTGGATAGGATTTGCCAAAAATAAATATTGA
- a CDS encoding tyrosine--tRNA ligase, which produces MDVKSKLDLIIRNTEEVITKEDLERLLECNSSPKGYIGVEPSGLFHIGWVIWVNKLKDLINTGIKMIFLEATWHAWINDKFGGNISLINTCANYIEHCLKALGVDTSKLIFIKADELIDKKDYWEGVLKIAKTLSLSRVKRAVTIMGRKEDETIMDFSKLIYPCMQVEDIFFLDLDICLGGMDQRRAHVLAREVAEKYGYKKPIAIHTPLLSSLQGGGRMNSEEKIIECKMSKSKPETCIFIHDSPELIREKISKAYCPPKEIEGNPVIDIVKWIILYDKKEVVINRPSKYGGDLIIESIEDLLFKYSKGEIHPLDLKNFVAEELIRILTPVREYFENVKEAKILLQQLNR; this is translated from the coding sequence ATGGATGTTAAATCTAAATTAGATTTAATAATTAGAAATACTGAAGAAGTCATTACAAAAGAAGATTTAGAAAGATTATTAGAATGTAATTCTTCTCCAAAAGGATACATAGGTGTAGAGCCTTCAGGATTATTTCATATAGGATGGGTAATATGGGTGAATAAACTCAAGGATTTGATAAATACTGGTATAAAAATGATTTTTTTAGAAGCTACATGGCATGCATGGATAAATGATAAATTTGGAGGAAATATTTCTTTAATAAATACTTGTGCTAATTATATTGAACATTGTCTTAAAGCATTAGGTGTAGATACTTCAAAATTAATTTTTATAAAAGCTGATGAATTAATTGATAAAAAAGATTATTGGGAAGGAGTTTTAAAAATTGCTAAAACTCTTTCTCTCTCTAGAGTTAAAAGAGCAGTTACAATAATGGGAAGGAAAGAAGATGAAACTATTATGGATTTTTCTAAACTTATTTATCCATGTATGCAAGTTGAAGATATTTTCTTTTTAGATTTAGATATATGCTTAGGAGGAATGGATCAAAGAAGAGCACATGTATTAGCAAGAGAAGTAGCAGAAAAATATGGATATAAAAAACCAATAGCAATTCATACTCCACTTTTATCTAGTTTACAAGGAGGAGGTAGAATGAATTCTGAAGAAAAAATAATAGAATGTAAAATGAGTAAATCAAAGCCAGAAACTTGTATATTCATACATGATTCACCTGAATTAATAAGAGAAAAAATATCAAAAGCTTATTGTCCTCCTAAGGAAATTGAAGGAAATCCAGTAATAGATATTGTTAAATGGATTATTTTATATGATAAAAAAGAAGTAGTTATAAATCGTCCAAGTAAATATGGTGGAGATTTAATTATTGAATCAATAGAAGATTTATTATTTAAATATTCAAAAGGTGAAATTCATCCATTAGATCTTAAAAATTTTGTAGCTGAAGAATTGATAAGAATATTAACTCCAGTTAGAGAATATTTTGAAAATGTAAAAGAAGCAAAAATTTTATTACAACAATTAAATAGGTAA
- a CDS encoding DUF1512 domain-containing protein, whose amino-acid sequence MQASFLPFSNDITSTLINIIWLVIFFSIILLFNQRIQIWNYQRNAERATLKLQMLAEKSKEEAMINIQKFAIEGTDVKSKVTSFLDFFAIEPVDKDPFGVLMRLEHILNIRRDRIKAFVSEVASKAGKIEAANIEDVLEAAIALNFIFKVVRHYLLLGKKTKSLMIFVQLDMQLPLILKIADAYYKAQKTFSSGKPIGDGFGPLVASKLMFGLPKRTIAEDIVCSELNIENRKVYVLKAEGPGGLVGKPGEAIKNLVEELGGKVARIFMIDAASKLEGETTGEIVEGVGAAIGDPGPEKYKIEEIATKYKIPLDAIVCKMDLEEALTTMKKEIFDAANNLVEKLKKIIIERTKEGDVVIIAGIGNTIGIAQ is encoded by the coding sequence ATGCAAGCAAGTTTCTTACCATTTAGTAATGATATAACATCTACTCTCATAAATATAATTTGGTTAGTTATATTCTTCTCAATTATTCTTCTCTTTAATCAAAGAATTCAAATATGGAATTATCAAAGAAATGCAGAAAGAGCTACTTTAAAACTTCAAATGTTGGCTGAAAAAAGTAAAGAAGAAGCCATGATCAATATTCAAAAATTTGCAATTGAAGGTACTGATGTTAAATCAAAAGTAACTTCTTTTCTAGACTTTTTTGCAATAGAACCAGTTGATAAAGATCCTTTTGGAGTTTTAATGAGATTAGAACATATTCTAAATATTAGAAGAGATAGAATAAAGGCTTTTGTATCAGAAGTAGCTTCAAAAGCTGGAAAAATTGAAGCAGCTAATATAGAAGATGTATTAGAAGCAGCTATTGCTTTAAACTTTATATTTAAAGTTGTAAGACATTATTTATTACTTGGAAAGAAAACTAAAAGTTTAATGATATTTGTTCAACTTGATATGCAACTTCCATTAATTTTAAAAATTGCTGATGCATATTATAAAGCACAAAAAACCTTTTCCTCTGGAAAACCAATTGGAGATGGTTTTGGCCCATTAGTTGCTTCTAAATTAATGTTTGGTTTACCAAAAAGAACAATAGCTGAAGATATTGTTTGTTCTGAACTTAATATAGAAAATAGAAAAGTTTATGTTTTAAAAGCAGAGGGTCCTGGAGGACTTGTAGGTAAGCCAGGAGAAGCGATAAAGAATCTTGTTGAAGAATTGGGAGGAAAAGTTGCTAGAATATTTATGATAGATGCGGCTTCAAAATTAGAAGGTGAAACTACAGGAGAAATAGTAGAAGGAGTGGGTGCAGCTATAGGCGATCCTGGTCCAGAGAAATATAAAATTGAAGAAATAGCTACAAAATATAAAATACCATTAGATGCAATTGTATGTAAAATGGATTTAGAAGAAGCTCTTACAACAATGAAAAAAGAAATTTTTGATGCTGCTAATAATTTAGTAGAAAAATTGAAAAAAATCATAATTGAAAGAACAAAAGAAGGAGATGTAGTAATAATTGCTGGAATTGGTAATACTATTGGAATTGCTCAATGA
- the rimI gene encoding ribosomal protein S18-alanine N-acetyltransferase: MIIRRAEEKDLKEIYRIEVNSFKDPYPYGLLKAFLYHPGVYLVIVEDEKIIGYSIGIIRFKDLGHIISIAIDKDYRGKGFGKKLLKETIDNLIKMGVKKIRIEVRESNEIAINLYKKFGFIEKEKIKEYYPNGESAIVMFLDVVKYLQKLE, from the coding sequence ATGATAATTAGAAGAGCAGAAGAAAAGGATTTAAAAGAAATATATAGAATAGAAGTAAATTCTTTTAAAGATCCATATCCATATGGACTTCTTAAGGCTTTTTTATATCATCCAGGAGTTTATTTAGTAATTGTAGAAGATGAAAAAATTATAGGATATTCTATTGGAATTATAAGATTCAAAGATTTAGGACATATTATTTCCATAGCCATAGATAAAGATTATAGAGGAAAAGGATTTGGAAAAAAATTACTTAAAGAAACCATAGATAATTTAATAAAAATGGGAGTTAAAAAAATAAGAATAGAAGTAAGAGAGAGTAATGAAATTGCAATAAATTTATACAAAAAATTTGGTTTTATAGAAAAAGAAAAAATTAAAGAATATTATCCTAATGGTGAAAGTGCAATAGTTATGTTTCTTGATGTGGTAAAATATCTTCAAAAGTTAGAATAG
- a CDS encoding chloride channel protein — MRSRQNLSSKRFFEVAKYWMLPLILGSIIGLAIFFLVYIYELLNYISSIIINWNSSFLLVSTIIALLGGYLTIRLLAENKECGCGTELVIERYHFKNGFVSLRDTISRTLASAITIGFGGSAGLEGPSLLLGGGISSFIARRLKLDQKDIKTLFLCGAAAGFSAIFKAPLTGILFALEIPYKRDFETEVFIPASIASITAYFTSAIILGTETIFPTPTFIMPTLSTFIHAIFLGILAALVALTFMEVLERTKIISKRLVSRLPMLLMTIFAGLILGFMGLFYPEALGLGYDFIHKITIAKLGELTLTNLTALLILKIVTTSITLNFGGNGGLFIPSLYVGGTLGLIYAQTLNLETPVLYVILSMAAVLAATSKSLLTSITLVAETMGPSFIIPTIVSATLSYFLTGSRSFYRSQLMNKLQGICNAKYSI, encoded by the coding sequence ATGAGAAGTAGACAAAATTTGAGTAGTAAAAGATTCTTTGAAGTAGCAAAGTATTGGATGCTGCCCTTAATTTTAGGCTCAATAATTGGCTTAGCCATATTCTTCCTTGTATATATTTACGAACTGTTAAATTATATTTCATCTATTATTATAAACTGGAATTCTTCATTTCTTTTAGTTTCAACAATTATTGCGCTCCTTGGAGGATATTTAACAATAAGACTTTTGGCGGAAAATAAAGAGTGTGGTTGTGGAACAGAACTTGTAATTGAAAGATACCATTTCAAAAATGGCTTTGTTAGCTTAAGAGATACCATAAGCAGAACTTTGGCTTCTGCAATAACCATAGGTTTTGGTGGAAGCGCTGGATTAGAGGGACCAAGTCTTTTGTTAGGTGGAGGAATCTCTTCTTTTATTGCTAGAAGACTAAAGTTGGATCAAAAAGATATAAAAACATTGTTTCTATGTGGAGCAGCAGCGGGATTTTCAGCAATCTTTAAGGCTCCATTGACGGGAATATTATTTGCCCTTGAAATACCTTACAAGAGAGATTTTGAAACTGAGGTTTTTATTCCAGCATCTATCGCTTCTATTACTGCCTATTTTACGTCTGCCATAATCCTTGGAACAGAAACCATTTTTCCAACTCCAACATTTATTATGCCAACTCTTTCCACTTTTATACATGCAATTTTTCTAGGAATTCTAGCAGCGTTAGTTGCATTGACATTCATGGAAGTTCTTGAAAGAACAAAAATCATAAGCAAACGTCTTGTTAGTAGACTTCCAATGTTACTTATGACAATATTTGCTGGATTAATTCTTGGTTTTATGGGTTTGTTTTACCCTGAAGCACTTGGACTAGGTTATGATTTCATTCATAAAATCACAATAGCCAAATTAGGAGAATTAACTTTGACAAATTTGACTGCACTTTTAATTTTAAAAATTGTAACCACGAGCATAACACTGAATTTCGGTGGAAACGGGGGGTTATTCATTCCGTCGCTTTATGTTGGCGGCACACTTGGGCTTATTTATGCACAAACTTTGAACCTTGAGACGCCTGTTTTATATGTCATATTATCAATGGCTGCAGTGCTGGCTGCGACGAGCAAAAGCCTTTTGACAAGTATAACTCTGGTTGCTGAAACTATGGGTCCAAGCTTTATAATTCCTACCATTGTTTCCGCCACTCTCAGCTATTTCCTTACAGGAAGCAGATCATTCTATAGAAGTCAACTTATGAATAAATTACAAGGCATATGCAATGCTAAATATTCAATTTAA
- the pheT gene encoding phenylalanine--tRNA ligase subunit beta, giving the protein MPKINIDINDLKNLLKMEIKENELFEILSLLKCEVETIINNKITIEVTSDRPDLFSCEGIARAIKIYLKGYEWEPKILNSEPIKLFVDKSVENIRPYIVAVAIKGVELNEEAIIQIMQLQEKLHSTYCSNRKKGSIGIYDLDKVSPPLYYKALNPKEINFIPLGYSKVMNGFDILKYTSKGMEYSWILEGKDKFPLLYDSKGIVLSMPPIINSEDTKVTENTKNIIIDVTGIDENIINSCLNIMSTSILERGGSIQFFEIVYENRKIKTPNLNSIKTKLNINTVNKVLGLNLNSEEIIKLLSKMGHKVSNNFEIISPPYRIDILHEIDLIEDIAIALGLNNIPPEIPKIATIGKPLKNSRIRARIRDLMIGMGFQEVITYILSSRNILEEKSLMKKREFVEIINPISSEYAVLRDCLIPKLLYFLSRNLHQPYPQRIFEYGDVVYIEEGKAKISTHLAAVIADYKVSYEDIQAIVVSLFKNLSKNISFKPYNDMPFIEGRAAKIILEGMEIGVVGEISPKVIINFGLETPVGAFECEI; this is encoded by the coding sequence TTGCCAAAAATAAATATTGATATAAATGATTTAAAAAATCTTCTTAAAATGGAAATTAAAGAAAATGAATTATTTGAAATATTATCTCTTTTAAAATGTGAAGTAGAAACAATAATAAATAATAAGATTACTATTGAAGTTACTTCAGATAGGCCAGATTTATTTAGTTGTGAAGGAATAGCAAGAGCTATTAAAATTTATCTTAAAGGATATGAGTGGGAGCCTAAGATTTTAAATTCAGAACCTATAAAACTTTTTGTTGATAAAAGTGTAGAAAATATTAGACCATATATTGTTGCAGTTGCAATTAAAGGAGTGGAACTTAATGAAGAAGCTATAATACAAATCATGCAACTTCAAGAAAAATTACATTCAACTTATTGTTCAAATAGAAAAAAAGGCTCTATAGGTATATATGATTTAGATAAAGTATCTCCACCTTTATATTATAAAGCATTAAATCCAAAAGAAATAAACTTTATACCTTTAGGTTATTCTAAAGTAATGAATGGTTTTGATATATTAAAATATACTTCAAAAGGTATGGAATATTCATGGATACTTGAAGGAAAGGATAAATTCCCACTTCTTTATGATTCTAAAGGAATAGTATTATCAATGCCACCAATAATAAATAGTGAAGATACAAAAGTAACAGAAAATACTAAAAATATTATAATTGATGTAACTGGAATTGATGAAAATATTATAAATTCATGCTTAAATATAATGAGTACTTCTATATTGGAAAGAGGAGGAAGTATTCAATTTTTTGAAATAGTATATGAAAATAGAAAAATTAAAACACCAAATCTTAATTCAATAAAGACAAAATTAAATATAAATACAGTTAATAAAGTATTAGGGTTAAATCTTAATTCAGAAGAAATAATAAAACTTTTAAGTAAAATGGGCCATAAAGTTTCTAATAATTTTGAAATAATTTCACCACCTTATAGAATTGATATACTCCATGAAATTGATCTTATTGAAGATATTGCTATAGCATTAGGATTAAATAATATTCCTCCTGAAATTCCAAAAATTGCTACAATAGGAAAACCATTAAAAAATAGTAGAATAAGAGCAAGAATTAGAGATTTAATGATAGGAATGGGATTTCAAGAAGTTATAACCTATATTTTAAGTAGTAGAAATATACTTGAAGAAAAATCTCTTATGAAAAAAAGAGAATTTGTAGAAATTATAAATCCAATATCTTCAGAATATGCTGTGTTGAGAGATTGTTTAATTCCAAAATTATTATATTTCTTAAGTAGAAATCTTCACCAACCTTATCCACAACGTATATTTGAATATGGAGATGTTGTTTATATAGAGGAAGGTAAAGCTAAAATATCTACTCATTTAGCTGCAGTTATAGCTGATTATAAAGTAAGTTATGAAGATATACAAGCAATTGTTGTTTCTTTATTTAAAAATCTTTCAAAAAATATTAGTTTTAAACCTTATAATGATATGCCTTTTATAGAAGGACGTGCTGCTAAAATAATTTTAGAAGGAATGGAAATAGGTGTTGTAGGAGAAATTTCTCCCAAAGTAATTATTAATTTTGGATTAGAAACTCCAGTTGGAGCTTTTGAATGTGAAATATAA
- a CDS encoding Lrp/AsnC ligand binding domain-containing protein, whose translation MPLAFVLINVEAGADKEVLENVKKIPEVKQAYMVYGVYDLIAILEADTLEKLRECVTKKIRQLDKVRSTMTMIVMEQ comes from the coding sequence GTGCCTTTAGCTTTTGTATTAATTAATGTAGAAGCTGGTGCAGATAAAGAAGTATTAGAAAATGTTAAAAAAATACCTGAAGTTAAACAAGCATACATGGTTTATGGTGTTTATGATCTTATAGCAATACTTGAAGCAGATACTTTAGAGAAATTAAGAGAATGTGTTACTAAAAAAATAAGGCAATTAGACAAAGTTCGTTCTACAATGACAATGATTGTTATGGAGCAGTAA
- a CDS encoding pantetheine-phosphate adenylyltransferase, with product MHKIIAVGGTFDYLHKGHKKLILTAFEKGEFVIIGITSDDFLKKINKPHDKDLIQRISQIKNFLIENGLLERARIIILEDYYGPIIKDPSIEALVVSKETLPRAEEANIIRKKLGMNEMKIYVVDYVLANNGLPISSTRIRNKEIDEEGNLIK from the coding sequence ATGCATAAGATTATTGCTGTAGGAGGTACATTTGATTATTTACATAAAGGTCATAAGAAGCTTATTTTAACTGCTTTTGAAAAAGGAGAATTTGTAATTATTGGAATAACTTCAGATGATTTTTTAAAAAAAATAAATAAACCTCATGATAAAGATTTAATTCAAAGAATTTCACAAATTAAGAATTTTCTTATTGAAAATGGATTATTAGAAAGAGCTAGAATAATTATTTTAGAAGATTATTATGGTCCTATAATAAAAGATCCTTCTATTGAAGCTTTAGTTGTATCAAAGGAAACTCTTCCTAGAGCTGAAGAAGCTAATATTATTAGAAAAAAACTTGGTATGAATGAAATGAAAATATATGTAGTAGATTATGTATTAGCTAATAATGGTTTACCAATTTCCTCAACTAGAATTAGAAATAAAGAAATAGATGAAGAAGGTAATTTAATCAAGTGA
- the dnaG gene encoding DNA primase DnaG translates to MGGTPTTAKYVIYAGIEIDGVVDKPDVIGAIFGQTEGLLGEELDLRELQKSGRIGRIQVELESKSGKSYGEIIIPSSMDRVETAIIAAAIETIDKVGPCSAKVYVKKIEDIREEKRKRIIERAKEILLHWETESAFEIKELSEEILKSVRVHEITKYGPEGLPAGPDIDKSDTIIVTEGRADVVNLLRHGYKNVIGMEGTSVPETIKELSKKKTVIAFVDGDRGGELILRELLQVADIDYIARAPPGKEVEELTAKEIAKSLHNKVPVEQYQFVSLPEKQIVKERIETKIESKSLPSGINYDKVKSIIENLQGSLEAELFDENWEVKQRIAVRDLADFLQNTNEKIYGIIFDGVITQRLLDVSYNKGVSILIGARIGNITKKPQSISILTFEDILPHQET, encoded by the coding sequence ATGGGTGGTACTCCAACTACTGCAAAATATGTAATATATGCAGGTATTGAGATTGATGGTGTAGTGGATAAACCAGATGTTATTGGAGCTATATTTGGTCAAACTGAAGGTTTATTAGGAGAAGAATTAGATTTAAGAGAACTTCAAAAAAGTGGGAGAATTGGTAGAATTCAAGTAGAATTAGAGTCAAAATCAGGAAAATCATATGGAGAGATAATAATACCTTCTAGTATGGATAGAGTGGAAACAGCTATAATTGCAGCTGCTATAGAAACTATAGATAAAGTTGGTCCTTGTTCTGCTAAAGTTTATGTAAAAAAAATTGAAGATATAAGAGAAGAAAAGAGAAAAAGAATTATTGAAAGAGCTAAAGAAATATTATTACATTGGGAAACTGAGAGTGCTTTTGAAATAAAAGAACTTTCAGAAGAAATTTTGAAATCTGTAAGAGTTCATGAAATAACTAAATATGGTCCAGAAGGACTTCCAGCAGGGCCTGATATTGATAAATCTGATACTATTATTGTAACTGAAGGACGTGCTGATGTTGTAAATCTATTAAGACATGGTTATAAAAATGTAATAGGAATGGAAGGAACTTCTGTTCCTGAAACAATTAAAGAATTAAGTAAAAAGAAAACAGTAATTGCTTTTGTAGATGGTGATAGAGGAGGAGAACTTATATTAAGAGAATTACTTCAAGTTGCTGATATAGATTATATTGCTAGAGCTCCTCCAGGAAAAGAAGTAGAAGAATTAACAGCAAAGGAAATTGCAAAATCACTTCATAATAAAGTTCCTGTTGAACAATATCAATTTGTATCATTACCTGAAAAACAAATTGTAAAAGAACGTATTGAAACTAAAATTGAATCAAAGTCTCTTCCAAGTGGTATAAATTATGATAAAGTTAAATCAATAATAGAAAATCTTCAAGGAAGTTTAGAAGCTGAATTGTTTGATGAAAATTGGGAAGTAAAGCAAAGAATAGCAGTTAGGGATTTAGCAGATTTTCTTCAAAATACTAATGAAAAAATATATGGAATTATATTTGATGGTGTTATAACACAAAGATTACTTGATGTTTCTTATAATAAAGGTGTATCTATTTTAATAGGTGCTAGAATTGGAAATATTACTAAAAAACCTCAATCTATTTCTATTCTAACTTTTGAAGATATTTTACCACATCAAGAAACATAA
- a CDS encoding inositol monophosphatase family protein, with product MELLEKLCKIGVKALSEIPQNEFSKIVGRGAGGEKTKLIDFIVEKAIISYLESIEFKGRLISEEIGEKKFGNEEYPLIILDPIDGTTNAIRGIIPYSISIAISNGPNLSDIYAGVVMEIPSERLFKAEKGKGAYLNNKRIYVNNIESIKKAIIGIDIKAKGKINKNIFPIIFEAKLIRIIGSAALELCYVASGALDLYIDMRELLRITDIAAAYIILKEAGATILDSNGIELNSLIDLSKRISIITGNKKLCEEAISLIRRNFKY from the coding sequence ATGGAATTATTAGAAAAATTATGTAAAATAGGTGTAAAAGCCCTATCTGAAATACCTCAAAATGAATTTTCTAAAATAGTAGGAAGGGGGGCAGGAGGAGAGAAAACAAAATTAATTGATTTTATTGTAGAAAAAGCAATAATTTCTTATTTAGAATCAATAGAATTTAAAGGAAGATTAATTAGTGAAGAAATAGGAGAGAAAAAATTTGGTAATGAAGAATATCCATTAATAATTTTAGATCCAATAGATGGTACAACTAATGCTATTAGAGGAATAATACCATATTCAATTTCCATAGCTATTTCAAATGGTCCAAATCTTTCAGATATTTATGCTGGAGTTGTTATGGAAATTCCAAGTGAAAGATTATTTAAAGCTGAGAAAGGAAAAGGGGCATATTTAAATAATAAAAGAATCTATGTAAATAATATTGAATCAATAAAAAAAGCAATAATAGGAATTGATATAAAAGCAAAAGGTAAAATTAATAAAAATATATTTCCAATAATTTTTGAAGCAAAATTAATAAGAATAATAGGTTCAGCTGCATTAGAACTTTGTTATGTTGCTAGTGGGGCTTTAGATCTTTACATAGATATGAGAGAACTTTTAAGAATAACAGACATTGCTGCTGCTTATATAATATTAAAAGAAGCTGGAGCGACTATCTTAGATTCTAATGGAATTGAACTTAATAGTTTAATAGACTTAAGTAAAAGAATTTCAATCATTACTGGAAATAAAAAATTATGTGAAGAAGCTATTTCATTAATTAGAAGAAATTTTAAATATTAA